The Candidatus Binatia bacterium genome contains a region encoding:
- a CDS encoding superoxide dismutase, which yields MKKYTLPQLAYDYSALEPHYSAKQLELHHDKHHAAYVEGANAVLEKLEAAREKKDFSAINQLQKNLAFHLSGHVLHSLLWNNMCPKGGGDPDGELNAAVREYFGSVDAMRAQMTEAAIAVQGSGWATLAWEPVGKMLVVEQIYDHQGNIGNGTVPLLVLDMWEHAYYLQYQNGKKSWVSAFWKLVNWQDVASRFSHVRELDLDLAPGRRQMQARRSA from the coding sequence ATGAAAAAGTACACATTGCCCCAGCTTGCTTACGACTATTCGGCGCTGGAGCCGCACTACTCCGCAAAGCAGCTCGAGCTGCACCACGACAAGCATCACGCCGCCTACGTCGAAGGCGCGAACGCGGTGCTCGAGAAGCTCGAAGCGGCGCGCGAGAAAAAAGATTTCAGCGCGATCAACCAGCTTCAGAAGAACCTTGCGTTCCATCTTTCCGGCCACGTGCTGCACTCGCTGCTGTGGAACAACATGTGCCCGAAAGGCGGCGGTGACCCCGACGGCGAGCTGAACGCCGCCGTGCGCGAGTACTTCGGCAGCGTCGACGCGATGCGCGCGCAGATGACCGAGGCGGCCATCGCGGTGCAGGGCTCGGGTTGGGCGACGCTGGCGTGGGAACCGGTCGGAAAGATGCTCGTCGTCGAGCAGATCTACGACCATCAGGGCAACATCGGCAACGGCACCGTGCCGCTGCTCGTGCTCGACATGTGGGAGCACGCCTACTACCTGCAGTACCAGAACGGGAAAAAGAGCTGGGTCTCGGCGTTCTGGAAGCTCGTCAACTGGCAGGACGTCGCGTCGCGGTTCTCGCACGTGCGTGAGCTGGACCTCGACCTCGCGCCCGGCCGGCGCCAGATGCAGGCCCGGCGCTCGGCCTGA